DNA from bacterium:
AGCGATCCACTCATCCTGCCGTTTTTTGACCCAATCGTGAATTGCCGTTGATTTCATATTGACAATTGCAAATAACAGTATTTTTTCTTTACTTTTAACCAAGAAACTTTGAATCTCAACTACCCAACGTTATGGACATTGAATCCAAAGAAAAATCGATCACAATGGCGCGGGAAATCGAAGAAGCCATGGAGACCCTGGATATAGCGCTGGTCGATGGCGCAGAAGACCGTGAAATCATCGAGGCCAAAAATGTCGTTGCCGGCGTCCTCCGCAGTTATAAAATCTTCATGGAAAGTTTCAGCGGCGCGGAAAAAGACGAAGCACATAAACTTTTTGCCAAGAAAATTGACGCCATGGCTCACAAAGCCAAACAACTGAAATAACTAACTGCCGAATTCTTTTTTCAATTCATCGTCGTATTGATCGGCGTACCATCCAACGCGGTCAAACATCGCTCGACACTCGGCGGCATCCATTCCCGCACATTCCCGTAAAATTCTCAGCCATACCCACCCCTGATTGATCGAAAAACTCGCCGCATACATATCATGATTCAGTTTCAATAATTTTTCGTACAATCCAGCCGTATTCGCAGTCACGATTTTCATGATCGGTGACGCGACACAACAATAAGCGTAACCATCCTGCGTCGTGTACACATCGACATAAATATTCGCAGACCCTTTAACTAAATTCCACTGCCCGGGCGTCACAGCACCGTTCTGATCCTTGACACGACAGACGTCAGGCGCAACGCCTAAACCGGAAATAACTTGTTCGATAATCGCATAATAGCCTTGCAAATCGCTTGAACCGGGACCTGACATAACGCCTCCTTTTTTTATGAGTTAAAAACCTGTTCGAATCCTTCTTCAATAGTTTGAATTCGGGTTTTGAGAATCGATTTTGCTTTGTCGGTATTCAATGAAACATCCGCCGGCCGGCGCGCTCTACTTTTTATTGCCGACATTGGCTGCGATGATAAGGTTTTGGCATTGACGCCGAGAAATTTAGCGAGGCGCTTGCCGAAATCTAACCGGCTGATCCGCTCCGGCCCGCCAAGATGCAATAGACCGGTCTGCTCACCTTCCGCTAGTTCGAGCAGACATGCTGCGGCATTGGAAACATTCATCATGGTTCTGAACTGATCGCTGAAAAGGACGATGGGTTGTTTGTTTTTAATCGATGTAACCATCTGATCAAAAAAAATCTGACGTAAATTTAAATTAAAACCGTATAAAAGACTGATTCGCACGTTCAACAATCGTCCCATGCGTTCGTTCACAATTTGCTCGGCTTCAGCTTTTGTATCACCGTAAAAACTAACCGGATTGAATGTATCGTCTTCAAAATAATTGCCCTTCTCACCGTCAAACACCAGATCGCTTGAAGTAAAAATCATACGAATCTGATGCGCATGCGAATAATCGGCTATTTCCTTGGTAGTTTCGACGTTGATTTGCCACGCATCCAATTTTTTGGATTCACACGCATCGGGCGACGTCATCGCGAGCGTATGAATAACGCAGTCCGGTTTGATTTTTTCCAGAATCGGACTAATCGAATTGCGCGCATCCATGTAATGCCAGAAAATTTTATGAAAATTCGGATTCAACGTACAGTAGGTCGAATGAATTTCATCCCACCGTCCATCAGCGTCGGCCATTCTAACCAGATGACTGCCCAGTGTTCCAGTTCCGCCAGTAATCAATAATCGCCCAGGCATATCAACTCGTCCATTGGTTACGTTGTTGACGACGAACGAATCCCGGGAACGACTGTTTTAGCCACGTCTCGGCTTCATTCATGAAAGGGTATGCTTCTTCCATTTTTTTGAATGCTTTGGTATGAATCACATGGCGTCCTTTTTTGAATTCGACAGGATTCAGATGGTGTAACATTTCATGATAAACTATCGATTCGATGACAAAAGGCGGAACCGATCTATGATCCAAAGCTGCGCTTAATACGATCGCTTTAGCCGATCCGTCGTAATGACCGAGTCGCCGAATGGCTTTCTTATGGCTCCAGCCAATATTAACATCCTTGAACCCTTCCACCGAAAAATATGTGTTGATCAATCCGTCCATTATCGCCTGTAAGTCATATACGCTCCCTTTGGGAGGTCGAATAATTTTTTTAGAACCGTCTTGTCCTGAAGGAATTTGCTCCATTAGAGTCCGTTCACGTTCCCGGTATTTCTCCTGATAGTGAAGCGGACATTTTACACTAAAAATTTTTGACCACAGAATATGTGCCAACGCTTCGAAAAAGTCAGCGCTTTCGCACCGCGACCATTCGCTAAGCCTGATGACTGCAAGATGATGATGAATACGTAGGGTATGCTTGAGACCGGAATACCGAAAAAAACAGATATGAAATTCTTTGACAATAA
Protein-coding regions in this window:
- a CDS encoding YbjN domain-containing protein, with the translated sequence MSGPGSSDLQGYYAIIEQVISGLGVAPDVCRVKDQNGAVTPGQWNLVKGSANIYVDVYTTQDGYAYCCVASPIMKIVTANTAGLYEKLLKLNHDMYAASFSINQGWVWLRILRECAGMDAAECRAMFDRVGWYADQYDDELKKEFGS
- a CDS encoding SDR family oxidoreductase, translating into MPGRLLITGGTGTLGSHLVRMADADGRWDEIHSTYCTLNPNFHKIFWHYMDARNSISPILEKIKPDCVIHTLAMTSPDACESKKLDAWQINVETTKEIADYSHAHQIRMIFTSSDLVFDGEKGNYFEDDTFNPVSFYGDTKAEAEQIVNERMGRLLNVRISLLYGFNLNLRQIFFDQMVTSIKNKQPIVLFSDQFRTMMNVSNAAACLLELAEGEQTGLLHLGGPERISRLDFGKRLAKFLGVNAKTLSSQPMSAIKSRARRPADVSLNTDKAKSILKTRIQTIEEGFEQVFNS